One stretch of Juglans microcarpa x Juglans regia isolate MS1-56 chromosome 3D, Jm3101_v1.0, whole genome shotgun sequence DNA includes these proteins:
- the LOC121255584 gene encoding transcription factor MYB124 isoform X1 codes for MQEMNKKTKKPLANEDSKKKERHIVTWTQEEDDILREQISLHGTENSWAIIASKFGDKTTRQCRRRWYTYLNSDFKKGGWSPEEDMLLCEAQKIFGNRWTEIAKVVSGRTDNAVKNRFSTLCKKRAKYEALAKENACSYINSNNKRVIPQNGFNTDGVSETAAPIKKMRRTYIPDLTENYNLRDRSHKQCGTTNQQLRAPFAVLVQNIRNVNNLPAEHQVNNAKDADQNDKIQSTFLKKDDPKIIALMQQAELLSSLALKVNTENTDHSFENAWKVLQDFLNRSKESDILNYRIPDIDLHLEDIKDLVEDLRSSDEESQPSWREPDLYGESPGSSEYSTGSTLLSHVAENKMEQPQAGIGSLHQDIARSQSIHIGEQKDVGECQKGMISDATTKQGIFMSCDERPINDGVVSASSSTEFGSPLQVTPLFRSLAAGIPSPKFSESERSFLLKTLGMESPCPDPSTNPSQPPSCKRALLHSL; via the exons ATGCAAGAGATGAATAAGAAAACGAAGAAGCCGCTGGCAAACGAAGATTCCAAGAAGAAGGAGCGCCACATTGTTACGTGGACTCAAGAG GAGGATGATATACTCCGCGAGCAAATTAGCCTTCATGGAACGGAAAA CAGTTGGGCGATTattgcatccaaattcggggaTAAAACAACGAGGCAGTGCAGAAGAAG GTGGTACACATACTTGAATTCTGATTTCAAGAAAGGTGGTTGGTCGCCGGAGGAAGACATGCTCTTATGCGAG GCTCAAAAGATATTTGGTAACAGATGGACAGAAATAGCGAAGGTGGTTTCAGGCAG AACGGATAATGCTGTGAAAAACCGTTTCTCCACCCTGTGCAAGAAGAGAGCAAAGTATGAAGCCCTAGCAAAAGAGAATGCTTGTTCATATATCAATTCAAACAACAAGAGGGTTATACCCCAAAATGGGTTCAACACAGATGGAGTTTCAGAGACTGCAGCACCCATAAAGAAGATGAG AAGGACCTACATCCCTGATCTCACAGAAAATTACAACTTAAGAGACAGATCACATAAACAATGTGGAACGACGAATCAGCAGCTGAGAGCTCCTTTTGCTGTACTGGTTCAGAACATCCGCAATGTTAATAACTTGCCAGCAGAACATCAAGTCAACAATGCCAAGGATG CAGATCAGAATGACAAGATTCAGAGTacatttctcaaaaaagatGACCCAAAGATAATCGCTTTGATGCAACAAGCAGAATTGCTCAGCTCACTTGCTCTAAAAGTTAATACAGAGAATACAGACCATAGTTTTGAAAATGCTTGGAAG GTTCTTCAAGATTTCCTGAATAGAAGTAAAGAAAGTGACATCCTCAATTATAGAATCCCTGATATTGATCTTCATCTTGAAGACATCAAAGATTTGGTAGAGGACTTGAGGAGTAGTGATGAGGAAAGCCAACCGTCTTGGAG GGAACCTGATCTGTATGGGGAGTCTCCTGGCAGCTCTGAATACAGTACAGGATCGACTCTCCTGTCACATGTGGCCGAAAACAAAATGGAACAACCACAAGCTGGCATAGGTTCACTGCATCAGGATATCGCTAGGTCGCAATCAATTCATATTGGAGAACAAAAGGATGTTGGTGAATGCCAAAAGGGGATGATTTCTGATGCAACCACAAAGCAAG GAATTTTCATGTCTTGTGATGAACGACCAATTAATGACGGAGTTGTTTCTGCCTCATCAAGTACAGAGTTTGGTTCCCCTCTCCAAGTAACCCCACTATTCAGGTCATTAGCAGCAGGAATCCCCAGcccaaaattttcagaaagt GAAAGGAGCTTCCTACTAAAAACACTTGGAATGGAGTCCCCTTGCCCTGACCCAAGTACCAATCCTTCACAACCACCATCCTGCAAAAGAGCCCTCCTCCATAGTTTATAA
- the LOC121255584 gene encoding transcription factor MYB124 isoform X2, producing MQEMNKKTKKPLANEDSKKKERHIVTWTQEEDDILREQISLHGTENWAIIASKFGDKTTRQCRRRWYTYLNSDFKKGGWSPEEDMLLCEAQKIFGNRWTEIAKVVSGRTDNAVKNRFSTLCKKRAKYEALAKENACSYINSNNKRVIPQNGFNTDGVSETAAPIKKMRRTYIPDLTENYNLRDRSHKQCGTTNQQLRAPFAVLVQNIRNVNNLPAEHQVNNAKDADQNDKIQSTFLKKDDPKIIALMQQAELLSSLALKVNTENTDHSFENAWKVLQDFLNRSKESDILNYRIPDIDLHLEDIKDLVEDLRSSDEESQPSWREPDLYGESPGSSEYSTGSTLLSHVAENKMEQPQAGIGSLHQDIARSQSIHIGEQKDVGECQKGMISDATTKQGIFMSCDERPINDGVVSASSSTEFGSPLQVTPLFRSLAAGIPSPKFSESERSFLLKTLGMESPCPDPSTNPSQPPSCKRALLHSL from the exons ATGCAAGAGATGAATAAGAAAACGAAGAAGCCGCTGGCAAACGAAGATTCCAAGAAGAAGGAGCGCCACATTGTTACGTGGACTCAAGAG GAGGATGATATACTCCGCGAGCAAATTAGCCTTCATGGAACGGAAAA TTGGGCGATTattgcatccaaattcggggaTAAAACAACGAGGCAGTGCAGAAGAAG GTGGTACACATACTTGAATTCTGATTTCAAGAAAGGTGGTTGGTCGCCGGAGGAAGACATGCTCTTATGCGAG GCTCAAAAGATATTTGGTAACAGATGGACAGAAATAGCGAAGGTGGTTTCAGGCAG AACGGATAATGCTGTGAAAAACCGTTTCTCCACCCTGTGCAAGAAGAGAGCAAAGTATGAAGCCCTAGCAAAAGAGAATGCTTGTTCATATATCAATTCAAACAACAAGAGGGTTATACCCCAAAATGGGTTCAACACAGATGGAGTTTCAGAGACTGCAGCACCCATAAAGAAGATGAG AAGGACCTACATCCCTGATCTCACAGAAAATTACAACTTAAGAGACAGATCACATAAACAATGTGGAACGACGAATCAGCAGCTGAGAGCTCCTTTTGCTGTACTGGTTCAGAACATCCGCAATGTTAATAACTTGCCAGCAGAACATCAAGTCAACAATGCCAAGGATG CAGATCAGAATGACAAGATTCAGAGTacatttctcaaaaaagatGACCCAAAGATAATCGCTTTGATGCAACAAGCAGAATTGCTCAGCTCACTTGCTCTAAAAGTTAATACAGAGAATACAGACCATAGTTTTGAAAATGCTTGGAAG GTTCTTCAAGATTTCCTGAATAGAAGTAAAGAAAGTGACATCCTCAATTATAGAATCCCTGATATTGATCTTCATCTTGAAGACATCAAAGATTTGGTAGAGGACTTGAGGAGTAGTGATGAGGAAAGCCAACCGTCTTGGAG GGAACCTGATCTGTATGGGGAGTCTCCTGGCAGCTCTGAATACAGTACAGGATCGACTCTCCTGTCACATGTGGCCGAAAACAAAATGGAACAACCACAAGCTGGCATAGGTTCACTGCATCAGGATATCGCTAGGTCGCAATCAATTCATATTGGAGAACAAAAGGATGTTGGTGAATGCCAAAAGGGGATGATTTCTGATGCAACCACAAAGCAAG GAATTTTCATGTCTTGTGATGAACGACCAATTAATGACGGAGTTGTTTCTGCCTCATCAAGTACAGAGTTTGGTTCCCCTCTCCAAGTAACCCCACTATTCAGGTCATTAGCAGCAGGAATCCCCAGcccaaaattttcagaaagt GAAAGGAGCTTCCTACTAAAAACACTTGGAATGGAGTCCCCTTGCCCTGACCCAAGTACCAATCCTTCACAACCACCATCCTGCAAAAGAGCCCTCCTCCATAGTTTATAA
- the LOC121255584 gene encoding transcription factor MYB124 isoform X4 codes for MQEMNKKTKKPLANEDSKKKERHIVTWTQEEDDILREQISLHGTENWAIIASKFGDKTTRQCRRRWYTYLNSDFKKGGWSPEEDMLLCEAQKIFGNRWTEIAKVVSGRTDNAVKNRFSTLCKKRAKYEALAKENACSYINSNNKRVIPQNGFNTDGVSETAAPIKKMRRTYIPDLTENYNLRDRSHKQCGTTNQQLRAPFAVLVQNIRNVNNLPAEHQVNNAKDDQNDKIQSTFLKKDDPKIIALMQQAELLSSLALKVNTENTDHSFENAWKVLQDFLNRSKESDILNYRIPDIDLHLEDIKDLVEDLRSSDEESQPSWREPDLYGESPGSSEYSTGSTLLSHVAENKMEQPQAGIGSLHQDIARSQSIHIGEQKDVGECQKGMISDATTKQGIFMSCDERPINDGVVSASSSTEFGSPLQVTPLFRSLAAGIPSPKFSESERSFLLKTLGMESPCPDPSTNPSQPPSCKRALLHSL; via the exons ATGCAAGAGATGAATAAGAAAACGAAGAAGCCGCTGGCAAACGAAGATTCCAAGAAGAAGGAGCGCCACATTGTTACGTGGACTCAAGAG GAGGATGATATACTCCGCGAGCAAATTAGCCTTCATGGAACGGAAAA TTGGGCGATTattgcatccaaattcggggaTAAAACAACGAGGCAGTGCAGAAGAAG GTGGTACACATACTTGAATTCTGATTTCAAGAAAGGTGGTTGGTCGCCGGAGGAAGACATGCTCTTATGCGAG GCTCAAAAGATATTTGGTAACAGATGGACAGAAATAGCGAAGGTGGTTTCAGGCAG AACGGATAATGCTGTGAAAAACCGTTTCTCCACCCTGTGCAAGAAGAGAGCAAAGTATGAAGCCCTAGCAAAAGAGAATGCTTGTTCATATATCAATTCAAACAACAAGAGGGTTATACCCCAAAATGGGTTCAACACAGATGGAGTTTCAGAGACTGCAGCACCCATAAAGAAGATGAG AAGGACCTACATCCCTGATCTCACAGAAAATTACAACTTAAGAGACAGATCACATAAACAATGTGGAACGACGAATCAGCAGCTGAGAGCTCCTTTTGCTGTACTGGTTCAGAACATCCGCAATGTTAATAACTTGCCAGCAGAACATCAAGTCAACAATGCCAAGGATG ATCAGAATGACAAGATTCAGAGTacatttctcaaaaaagatGACCCAAAGATAATCGCTTTGATGCAACAAGCAGAATTGCTCAGCTCACTTGCTCTAAAAGTTAATACAGAGAATACAGACCATAGTTTTGAAAATGCTTGGAAG GTTCTTCAAGATTTCCTGAATAGAAGTAAAGAAAGTGACATCCTCAATTATAGAATCCCTGATATTGATCTTCATCTTGAAGACATCAAAGATTTGGTAGAGGACTTGAGGAGTAGTGATGAGGAAAGCCAACCGTCTTGGAG GGAACCTGATCTGTATGGGGAGTCTCCTGGCAGCTCTGAATACAGTACAGGATCGACTCTCCTGTCACATGTGGCCGAAAACAAAATGGAACAACCACAAGCTGGCATAGGTTCACTGCATCAGGATATCGCTAGGTCGCAATCAATTCATATTGGAGAACAAAAGGATGTTGGTGAATGCCAAAAGGGGATGATTTCTGATGCAACCACAAAGCAAG GAATTTTCATGTCTTGTGATGAACGACCAATTAATGACGGAGTTGTTTCTGCCTCATCAAGTACAGAGTTTGGTTCCCCTCTCCAAGTAACCCCACTATTCAGGTCATTAGCAGCAGGAATCCCCAGcccaaaattttcagaaagt GAAAGGAGCTTCCTACTAAAAACACTTGGAATGGAGTCCCCTTGCCCTGACCCAAGTACCAATCCTTCACAACCACCATCCTGCAAAAGAGCCCTCCTCCATAGTTTATAA
- the LOC121255584 gene encoding transcription factor MYB124 isoform X3, whose translation MQEMNKKTKKPLANEDSKKKERHIVTWTQEEDDILREQISLHGTENSWAIIASKFGDKTTRQCRRRWYTYLNSDFKKGGWSPEEDMLLCEAQKIFGNRWTEIAKVVSGRTDNAVKNRFSTLCKKRAKYEALAKENACSYINSNNKRVIPQNGFNTDGVSETAAPIKKMRRTYIPDLTENYNLRDRSHKQCGTTNQQLRAPFAVLVQNIRNVNNLPAEHQVNNAKDDQNDKIQSTFLKKDDPKIIALMQQAELLSSLALKVNTENTDHSFENAWKVLQDFLNRSKESDILNYRIPDIDLHLEDIKDLVEDLRSSDEESQPSWREPDLYGESPGSSEYSTGSTLLSHVAENKMEQPQAGIGSLHQDIARSQSIHIGEQKDVGECQKGMISDATTKQGIFMSCDERPINDGVVSASSSTEFGSPLQVTPLFRSLAAGIPSPKFSESERSFLLKTLGMESPCPDPSTNPSQPPSCKRALLHSL comes from the exons ATGCAAGAGATGAATAAGAAAACGAAGAAGCCGCTGGCAAACGAAGATTCCAAGAAGAAGGAGCGCCACATTGTTACGTGGACTCAAGAG GAGGATGATATACTCCGCGAGCAAATTAGCCTTCATGGAACGGAAAA CAGTTGGGCGATTattgcatccaaattcggggaTAAAACAACGAGGCAGTGCAGAAGAAG GTGGTACACATACTTGAATTCTGATTTCAAGAAAGGTGGTTGGTCGCCGGAGGAAGACATGCTCTTATGCGAG GCTCAAAAGATATTTGGTAACAGATGGACAGAAATAGCGAAGGTGGTTTCAGGCAG AACGGATAATGCTGTGAAAAACCGTTTCTCCACCCTGTGCAAGAAGAGAGCAAAGTATGAAGCCCTAGCAAAAGAGAATGCTTGTTCATATATCAATTCAAACAACAAGAGGGTTATACCCCAAAATGGGTTCAACACAGATGGAGTTTCAGAGACTGCAGCACCCATAAAGAAGATGAG AAGGACCTACATCCCTGATCTCACAGAAAATTACAACTTAAGAGACAGATCACATAAACAATGTGGAACGACGAATCAGCAGCTGAGAGCTCCTTTTGCTGTACTGGTTCAGAACATCCGCAATGTTAATAACTTGCCAGCAGAACATCAAGTCAACAATGCCAAGGATG ATCAGAATGACAAGATTCAGAGTacatttctcaaaaaagatGACCCAAAGATAATCGCTTTGATGCAACAAGCAGAATTGCTCAGCTCACTTGCTCTAAAAGTTAATACAGAGAATACAGACCATAGTTTTGAAAATGCTTGGAAG GTTCTTCAAGATTTCCTGAATAGAAGTAAAGAAAGTGACATCCTCAATTATAGAATCCCTGATATTGATCTTCATCTTGAAGACATCAAAGATTTGGTAGAGGACTTGAGGAGTAGTGATGAGGAAAGCCAACCGTCTTGGAG GGAACCTGATCTGTATGGGGAGTCTCCTGGCAGCTCTGAATACAGTACAGGATCGACTCTCCTGTCACATGTGGCCGAAAACAAAATGGAACAACCACAAGCTGGCATAGGTTCACTGCATCAGGATATCGCTAGGTCGCAATCAATTCATATTGGAGAACAAAAGGATGTTGGTGAATGCCAAAAGGGGATGATTTCTGATGCAACCACAAAGCAAG GAATTTTCATGTCTTGTGATGAACGACCAATTAATGACGGAGTTGTTTCTGCCTCATCAAGTACAGAGTTTGGTTCCCCTCTCCAAGTAACCCCACTATTCAGGTCATTAGCAGCAGGAATCCCCAGcccaaaattttcagaaagt GAAAGGAGCTTCCTACTAAAAACACTTGGAATGGAGTCCCCTTGCCCTGACCCAAGTACCAATCCTTCACAACCACCATCCTGCAAAAGAGCCCTCCTCCATAGTTTATAA
- the LOC121255585 gene encoding uncharacterized protein LOC121255585 produces the protein MSALYFVESSLPTFTNCFCSRHNYTCPPTITTMDPSLASSTTNVLNHSSSPRLSHFSTVKNSETTQCLQCHAQTRIDGTLPSMNFWFGFTLWSLEEMREKVDDNAMEWWLTVISVDMIVQ, from the exons ATGAGTGCGCTTTATTTTGTAGAGAGTTCCCTCCCCACTTTTACCAATTGCTTTTGCTCTCGTCATAATTATACCTGTCCACCCACCATCACCACCATGGATCCTTCTTTGGCTTCTTCCACTACCAACGTTTTAAACCATTCTTCGTCCCCAAGACTTTCTCACTTTTCCACCGTTAAAAACTCAGAGACAACACAGTGTCTTCAATGCCACGCCCAGACAAGAATTGATGGTACTCTGCCCTCT ATGAATTTCTGGTTTGGTTTTACCCTCTGGTCTTtggaagaaatgagagagaaagtagATGATAATGCCATGGAGTGGTGGTTAACAGTG ATTTCTGTAGATATGATCGTGCAGTAG